Proteins from one Triticum aestivum cultivar Chinese Spring chromosome 7A, IWGSC CS RefSeq v2.1, whole genome shotgun sequence genomic window:
- the LOC543094 gene encoding homogentisate geranylgeranyltransferase isoform X2, producing the protein MQATTAAAAAQLLTDTRRGPRCSRARLGATRLSWPGRFAVEAFAGRCQSATTVTHRFSAISQATSPRRKARRQCSDDQSALQAGCSKVNRDQHGYDVNWFEEISQEVSKKLRAFYQFCRPHTIFGTIIGITSVSLLPMKSIDDFTATVLKGYLEALAAALCMNIYVVGLNQLYDIQIDKINKPGLPLAAGEFSVATGVFLVVTFLIMSFSIGIHSGSVPLMYALVVSFLLGSAYSIEAPLLRWKRHALLAASCILFVRAILVQLAFFAHMQQHVLKRPLAATKSLVFATLFMCCFSAVIALFKDIPDVDGDRDFGIQSLSVRLGPQRVYQLCISILLTAYLAATVVGASSTHLLQKIITVSGHGLLALTLWQRARHLEVENQARVTSFYMFIWKLFYAEYFLIPFVQ; encoded by the exons ggccgcggcggcggcgcagctgcTAACAG ATACGAGGAGAGGGCCCAGATGTAGTAGGGCTCGGCTGGGAGCGACGAGATTATCCTGGCCAG GTCGATTTGCAGTGGAAGCTTTTGCAGGCCGGTGCCAAAG TGCTACTACTGTCACGCATAGATTCAGTGCCATTTCTCAAGCTACAAGCCCTAGAAGAAAGGCAAGGAGGCAGTGCAGCGATGATCAGTCAGCCCTCCAAGCTGGATGCAGCAAGGTTAATCGCGATCAACATGGTTACGACGTGAACTGGTTTGAGGAAATCAGCCAAGAAGTTTCGAAGAAATTGCGCGCTTTCTACCAGTTCTGCAGACCACACACAATCTTTGGCACT ATCATAGGCATAACTTCAGTGTCTCTCCTGCCAATGAAGAGCATAGATGATTTTACTGCAACGGTACTAAAAGGGTATCTCGAG GCTTTGGCTGCTGCTTTATGTATGAACATTTATGTGGTAGGGCTGAATCAGCTATATGACATTCAGATTGACAAG ATCAACAAGCCAGGTCTTCCATTGGCAGCTGGGGAATTTTCAGTAGCAACTGGGGTATTTTTAGTAGTCACATTCCTGATCATG AGCTTTAGCATCGGAATACATTCCGGATCGGTGCCACTGATGTATGCTTTAGTTGTCAGCTTCCTTCTTGGAAGTGCATACTCCATTGAG GCTCCGTTGCTCCGGTGGAAACGGCACGCACTCCTCGCTGCATCCTGTATCCTATTTGTGAGGGCTATCTTGGTCCAGTTGGCTTTCTTTGCACATATGCAG CAACATGTTCTGAAAAGGCCCTTGGCAGCAACAAAATCACTGGTGTTTGCAACATTGTTCATGTGTTGCTTCTCTGCCGTCATAGCTCTATTCAAG GATATACCTGATGTTGATGGAGACCGAGATTTTGGCATCCAATCCTTGAGTGTGAGATTGGGGCCACAAAGA GTGTATCAGCTCTGCATAAGCATACTGTTGACAGCCTATTTGGCTGCCACTGTAGTAGGAGCTTCATCCACACACCTACTTCAAAAGATAATCACT GTGTCTGGTCATGGCCTGCTTGCACTAACACTTTGGCAGAGAGCGCGGCACCTTGAGGTTGAAAATCAAGCGCGTGTCACATCATTTTACATGTTCATTTGGAAG CTATTCTATGCAGAGTATTTCCTTATACCATTTGTGCAGTGA
- the LOC543094 gene encoding homogentisate geranylgeranyltransferase, whose translation MQATTAAAAAQLLTDTRRGPRCSRARLGATRLSWPGRFAVEAFAGRCQSSATTVTHRFSAISQATSPRRKARRQCSDDQSALQAGCSKVNRDQHGYDVNWFEEISQEVSKKLRAFYQFCRPHTIFGTIIGITSVSLLPMKSIDDFTATVLKGYLEALAAALCMNIYVVGLNQLYDIQIDKINKPGLPLAAGEFSVATGVFLVVTFLIMSFSIGIHSGSVPLMYALVVSFLLGSAYSIEAPLLRWKRHALLAASCILFVRAILVQLAFFAHMQQHVLKRPLAATKSLVFATLFMCCFSAVIALFKDIPDVDGDRDFGIQSLSVRLGPQRVYQLCISILLTAYLAATVVGASSTHLLQKIITVSGHGLLALTLWQRARHLEVENQARVTSFYMFIWKLFYAEYFLIPFVQ comes from the exons ggccgcggcggcggcgcagctgcTAACAG ATACGAGGAGAGGGCCCAGATGTAGTAGGGCTCGGCTGGGAGCGACGAGATTATCCTGGCCAG GTCGATTTGCAGTGGAAGCTTTTGCAGGCCGGTGCCAAAG CAGTGCTACTACTGTCACGCATAGATTCAGTGCCATTTCTCAAGCTACAAGCCCTAGAAGAAAGGCAAGGAGGCAGTGCAGCGATGATCAGTCAGCCCTCCAAGCTGGATGCAGCAAGGTTAATCGCGATCAACATGGTTACGACGTGAACTGGTTTGAGGAAATCAGCCAAGAAGTTTCGAAGAAATTGCGCGCTTTCTACCAGTTCTGCAGACCACACACAATCTTTGGCACT ATCATAGGCATAACTTCAGTGTCTCTCCTGCCAATGAAGAGCATAGATGATTTTACTGCAACGGTACTAAAAGGGTATCTCGAG GCTTTGGCTGCTGCTTTATGTATGAACATTTATGTGGTAGGGCTGAATCAGCTATATGACATTCAGATTGACAAG ATCAACAAGCCAGGTCTTCCATTGGCAGCTGGGGAATTTTCAGTAGCAACTGGGGTATTTTTAGTAGTCACATTCCTGATCATG AGCTTTAGCATCGGAATACATTCCGGATCGGTGCCACTGATGTATGCTTTAGTTGTCAGCTTCCTTCTTGGAAGTGCATACTCCATTGAG GCTCCGTTGCTCCGGTGGAAACGGCACGCACTCCTCGCTGCATCCTGTATCCTATTTGTGAGGGCTATCTTGGTCCAGTTGGCTTTCTTTGCACATATGCAG CAACATGTTCTGAAAAGGCCCTTGGCAGCAACAAAATCACTGGTGTTTGCAACATTGTTCATGTGTTGCTTCTCTGCCGTCATAGCTCTATTCAAG GATATACCTGATGTTGATGGAGACCGAGATTTTGGCATCCAATCCTTGAGTGTGAGATTGGGGCCACAAAGA GTGTATCAGCTCTGCATAAGCATACTGTTGACAGCCTATTTGGCTGCCACTGTAGTAGGAGCTTCATCCACACACCTACTTCAAAAGATAATCACT GTGTCTGGTCATGGCCTGCTTGCACTAACACTTTGGCAGAGAGCGCGGCACCTTGAGGTTGAAAATCAAGCGCGTGTCACATCATTTTACATGTTCATTTGGAAG CTATTCTATGCAGAGTATTTCCTTATACCATTTGTGCAGTGA
- the LOC123149497 gene encoding probable receptor-like protein kinase At1g80640 — protein MEMPAAPPPLLPLRSSVLFLLLLSSCSLASGRAAVSSPAPASVGAANGTASSSSSPVVLASPPVVITVERHHHYHRELVIATVLASVATIMIFLTTFYAWTMWRRSRRISHGKAARRPDTTTTKGITLVPILSKFNTVKMSKKGLVAMIEYPSLEAATGKFSESNVLGVGGFGCVYKAAFDGGATAAVKRLEGGGPDCEKEFENELDLLGRIRHPNIVSLLGFCVHGGNHYIVYELMEKGSLETQLHGPSHGSAMSWHVRMKIALDTARGLEYLHEHCNPSVIHRDLKSSNILLDSDFNAKIADFGLAVTSGNLDKGNLKISGTLGYVAPEYLLDGKLTEKSDVYAFGVVLLELLMGRKPVEKMSPSQCQSIVSWAMPQLTDRSKLPNIIDPVIKDTMDPKHLYQVAAVAVLCVQPEPSYRPLITDVLHSLVPLVPADLGGTLRVTEPHSPHQMHYPS, from the exons ATGGAGATGCCGGCGGCCCCGCCCCCATTGCTGCCGCTGCGCTCCTCTGTTCTCTTCTTGCTCCTGCTGTCCTCGTGCTCGTTGGCCAGCGGGAGGGCCGCCGTTTCTTCCCCGGCGCCGGCGTCGGTGGGGGCCGCCAATGGGaccgcatcttcttcttcttctccggtcgttcTGGCGTCTCCCCCCGTCG TGATCACAGTGGAGAGGCACCACCACTACCACCGGGAGCTGGTCATCGCCACCGTGCTCGCCTCGGTCGCCACCATCATGATCTTCCTCACCACCTTCTACGCCTGGACCATGTGGCGCCGGTCTCGCCGGATCTCCCACGGCAAGGCCGCCCGGCGACCAG ACACCACCACCACGAAAGGGATCACGCTGGTGCCGATCCTGAGCAAGTTCAACACGGTGAAGATGAGCAAGAAGGGGCTGGTGGCCATGATCGAGTACCCGTCGCTGGAGGCGGCGACGGGCAAGTTCAGCGAGAGCAACGTGCTCGGCGTCGGCGGCTTCGGCTGCGTCTACAAGGCGGCGTTCGACGGCGGCGCCACCGCCGCGGTGAAGAGGCTCGAAGGCGGCGGGCCGGACTGCGAGAAAGAATTCGAG AATGAGCTGGATTTGCTTGGCAGGATCAGGCACCCCAACATAGTGTCCCTCCTGGGCTTCTGCGTCCATGGTGGCAATCACTACATTGTTTATGAGCTCATGGAGAAGGGATCATTGGAGACACAACTGCATG GGCCTTCACATGGATCGGCCATGAGCTGGCACGTCCGGATGAAGATCGCGCTCGACACGGCCAG GGGATTAGAGTATCTTCATGAGCACTGCAATCCATCGGTCATCCATAGGGATCTGAAATCGTCTAATATACTCTTGGATTCAGACTTCAATGCTAAG ATTGCAGATTTTGGCCTTGCTGTGACAAGTGGGAATCTTGACAAAGGGAACCTGAAGATCTCTGGGACCTTGGGATATGTAGCTCCTGAGTACTTATTAGACG GGAAGTTGACTGAGAAGAGCGACGTCTACGCATTTGGCGTAGTGCTTCTAGAGCTCCTGATGGGAAGGAAGCCTGTTGAGAAGATGTCACCATCTCAGTGCCAATCAATTGTGTCATGG GCCATGCCTCAGCTAACCGACAGATCGAAGCTCCCCAACATCATCGACCCAGTGATCAAGGACACAATGGACCCAAAGCActtataccaa GTTGCGGCGGTGGCCGTTCTATGCGTGCAGCCCGAGCCGAGTTACAGACCGCTGATAACAGATGTTCTCCACTCTCTTGTTCCTCTGGTGCCCGCGGATCTCGGGGGAACGCTCAGAGTTACAGAGCCACATTCTCCACACCAAATGCACTATCCTTCTTGA
- the LOC123149496 gene encoding plasma membrane ATPase-like, whose protein sequence is MAASLEDLRNESIDLEAIPIAEVFQVLKCKPHGLTSDEAASRLQAFGPNKLEEKKESKFLKFLGFMWNPLSWVMEAAAIMAIALANGGGKPPDWQDFVGIVTLLIINSTISFIEENNAGNAAAALMASLAPQTKVLRDGKWAEQDAAILVPGDIISIKLGDIIPADARLMEGDPLKIDQSALTGESLPVNKLPGDSVYSGSTCKQGEIEAVVIATGVHTFFGKAAHLVDSTNNVGHFQKVLTAIGNFCIVSIAIGMLVEIVVMYPIQHRRYRDGIDNLLVLLIGGIPIAMPTVLSVTMAIGSHKLSQQGAITKRMTAIEEMAGMDVLCSDKTGTLTLNKLTVDKNMIESFVKDVDKDAVVLYAARASRTENQDAIDASIVGMLADPKEARAGIQEVHFMPFNPVDKRTAITYVDSDGTWHRVSKGAPEQIIDLCGLREDVRRRVHGIIGKFADRGLRSLAVARQSVPERSKEAKGAPWQFLAVLPLFDPPRHDSAETIRRALQLGVNVKMITGDQLAIGKETGRRLGMGTNMYPSSSLLKDGDSCGLPVDELIEKADGFAGVFPEHKYEIVRRLQEMKHICGMTGDGVNDAPALKKADIGIAVADATDAARSASDIVLTEPGLSVIISAVLTSRAIFQRMKNYTIYAVSITIRVVLGFLLLALIWKFDFAPFMVLIIAILNDGTIMTISKDRVVPSPTPDSWRLKEIFATGVVLGAYQAIATVVFFWAVHSTDFFTSKLHVHPIGRNTEELMAAVYLQVSIISQALIFVTRSRGWSFRERPGALLFGAFLAAQMVATLIAVYADWPFAKMKGIGWGWAGAIWLFTIVTYFPLDVLKFAIRYFLSGRGWSNVFDGKTAFAQGVDYGTDKRKAEWAVAQRSLHGLHASSGGEASSSGVLEDKSDISEIAEQARRRAEIARLRELHTLKGHVDSVVKLKGLDIDNINHNYTV, encoded by the exons ATGGCCGCCTCCCTCGAAGACCTCCGCAACGAGAGCATCGATCTC GAGGCGATCCCGATCGCGGAGGTGTTCCAGGTGCTCAAGTGCAAGCCGCACGGGCTCACCTCCGATGaggccgccagccgcctccaggcCTTCGGCCCCAACAAACTCGAGGAGAAGAAG GAGAGCAAGTTCCTCAAGTTTTTAGGGTTCATGTGGAACCCTCTGTCGTGggtcatggaggcggcggcgatcaTGGCCATCGCCCTCGCCAACGGCGGCGGCAAGCCCCCCGACTGGCAGGACTTCGTGGGCATCGTCACCCTGCTCATCATCAACTCCACCATCAGCTTCATCGAGGAGAACAACGCCGGCAACGCCGCGGCGGCGCTGATGGCCAGCCTGGCGCCGCAGACCAAGGTGCTCCGGGACGGCAAGTGGGCGGAGCAGGACGCGGCGATACTGGTGCCGGGCGACATCATCAGCATCAAGCTGGGCGACATCATCCCGGCGGACGCGCGGCTGATGGAGGGCGACCCGCTCAAGATCGACCAGTCGGCGCTCACCGGCGAGTCCCTCCCCGTCAACAAGCTCCCCGGCGACAGCGTGTACTCCGGCTCCACGTGCAAGCAGGGCGAGATCGAGGCCGTCGTCATCGCCACCGGCGTCCACACCTTCTTCGGCAAGGCCGCGCATCTCGTCGACAGCACCAACAACGTCGGCCACTTCCAAAAG GTTCTTACTGCGATCGGCAACTTCTGCATCGTGTCCATCGCCATCGGCATGCTGGTGGAGATCGTCGTCATGTACCCGATCCAGCACCGCCGGTACCGCGACGGCATCGACAACCTGCTCGTGCTCCTCATCGGCGGCATCCCCATCGCCATGCCCACCGTGCTCTCCGTCACCATGGCCATCGGCTCCCACAAGCTCTCGCAGCAGGGCGCCATCACCAAGCGGATGACGGCCATCGAGGAGATGGCCGGCATGGACGTGCTCTGCAGCGACAAGACGGGCACCCTCACGCTCAACAAGCTCACCGTCGACAAGAACATGATCGAGTCCTTCGTCAAGGACGTCGACAAGGACGCCGTCGTGCTCTATGCCGCCAGGGCGTCACGGACTGAGAATCAGGACGCCATCGACGCCTCCATTGTCGGCATGCTCGCCGACCCCAAGGAGGCCCGCGCCGGCATCCAGGAGGTGCACTTCATGCCGTTCAACCCCGTCGACAAGCGTACAGCCATCACCTACGTCGACTCCGACGGGACATGGCACCGGGTCAGCAAGGGCGCTCCGGAGCAGATCATCGACCTGTGCGGGCTGCGCGAGGACGTGCGGCGGCGGGTGCACGGCATCATCGGCAAGTTCGCCGACCGCGGGCTGCGGTCGCTAGCGGTGGCGCGGCAGAGCGTGCCAGAGCGGAGCAAAGAGGCCAAGGGCGCACCGTGGCAGTTCCTGGCCGTGCTGCCGCTGTTTGACCCGCCGCGGCACGACAGCGCAGAGACCATCCGTCGCGCGCTCCAGCTGGGCGTCAACGTGAAGATGATCACCGGCGACCAGCTGGCCATCGGCAAGGAGACGGGCCGTCGGCTCGGCATGGGCACCAACATGTACCCGTCGAGCTCCCTCCTCAAGGACGGCGACAGCTGCGGGCTCCCCGTGGACGAGCTGATCGAGAAGGCGGACGGCTTCGCCGGCGTGTTCCCGGAGCACAAGTACGAGATCGTGCGGCGGCTGCAGGAGATGAAGCACATCTGCGGGATGACGGGCGACGGCGTGAACGACGCGCCGGCGCTGAAGAAGGCGGACATCGGCATCGCCGTGGCCGACGCGACGGACGCGGCCCGGAGCGCGTCGGACATCGTGCTGACGGAGCCCGGGCTGAGCGTGATCATCAGCGCCGTGCTGACGAGCCGCGCCATCTTCCAGCGGATGAAGAACTACACCATCTACGCCGTGTCCATCACCATCCGGGTGgtcctcggcttcctcctcctggCGCTCATCTGGAAGTTCGACTTCGCGCCCTTCATGGTGCTCATCATCGCCATCCTCAACGACGGCACCATCATGACCATCTCCAAGGACAGGGTCGTGCCGTCGCCCACCCCCGACTCGTGGCGCCTCAAGGAGATCTTCGCCACCGGCGTCGTCCTCGGCGCCTACCAGGCcatcgccaccgtcgtcttcttctggGCCGTGCACTCCACAGACTTCTTCACG AGTAAGCTCCACGTGCACCCGATCGGCCGCAACACGGAGGAGCTGATGGCGGCGGTGTACCTGCAGGTGAGCATCATCAGCCAGGCGCTCATCTTCGTGACGCGGTCGCGGGGGTGGTCGTTCCGGGAGCGGCCGGGGGCGCTGCTCTTCGGCGCTTTCCTGGCGGCGCAGATGGTGGCGACGCTGATCGCCGTGTACGCCGACTGGCCGTTCGCCAAGATGAAGGGGATCGGGTGGGGGTGGGCGGGCGCCATCTGGCTCTTCACCATCGTCACCTACTTCCCGCTGGACGTGCTCAAGTTCGCCATCCGCTACTTCCTCTCCGGCAGGGGGTGGAGCAACGTGTTCGACGGCAAGACGGCGTTCGCGCAGGGGGTCGACTACGGCACCGACAAGCGCAAGGCGGAGTGGGCCGTCGCGCAGAGGTCGCTACACGGCCTGCACGCCTCCAGCGGCGGCGaggcctcctcctccggcgtctTGGAAGACAAGAGCGACATCTCGGAGATCGCCGAGCAGGCCAGGCGGCGCGCCGAGATCGCCAGGCTGCGGGAGCTGCACACGCTCAAGGGCCACGTCGACTCGGTGGTCAAGCTCAAGGGGCTCGACATCGACAACATCAACCACAACTACACCGTCTGA
- the LOC543094 gene encoding homogentisate geranylgeranyltransferase isoform X3, translated as MQATTAAAAAQLLTDTRRGPRCSRARLGATRLSWPGRFAVEAFAGRCQSSATTVTHRFSAISQATSPRRKARRQCSDDQSALQAGCSKVNRDQHGYDVNWFEEISQEVSKKLRAFYQFCRPHTIFGTIIGITSVSLLPMKSIDDFTATVLKGYLEALAAALCMNIYVVGLNQLYDIQIDKPGLPLAAGEFSVATGVFLVVTFLIMSFSIGIHSGSVPLMYALVVSFLLGSAYSIEAPLLRWKRHALLAASCILFVRAILVQLAFFAHMQQHVLKRPLAATKSLVFATLFMCCFSAVIALFKDIPDVDGDRDFGIQSLSVRLGPQRVYQLCISILLTAYLAATVVGASSTHLLQKIITVSGHGLLALTLWQRARHLEVENQARVTSFYMFIWKLFYAEYFLIPFVQ; from the exons ggccgcggcggcggcgcagctgcTAACAG ATACGAGGAGAGGGCCCAGATGTAGTAGGGCTCGGCTGGGAGCGACGAGATTATCCTGGCCAG GTCGATTTGCAGTGGAAGCTTTTGCAGGCCGGTGCCAAAG CAGTGCTACTACTGTCACGCATAGATTCAGTGCCATTTCTCAAGCTACAAGCCCTAGAAGAAAGGCAAGGAGGCAGTGCAGCGATGATCAGTCAGCCCTCCAAGCTGGATGCAGCAAGGTTAATCGCGATCAACATGGTTACGACGTGAACTGGTTTGAGGAAATCAGCCAAGAAGTTTCGAAGAAATTGCGCGCTTTCTACCAGTTCTGCAGACCACACACAATCTTTGGCACT ATCATAGGCATAACTTCAGTGTCTCTCCTGCCAATGAAGAGCATAGATGATTTTACTGCAACGGTACTAAAAGGGTATCTCGAG GCTTTGGCTGCTGCTTTATGTATGAACATTTATGTGGTAGGGCTGAATCAGCTATATGACATTCAGATTGACAAG CCAGGTCTTCCATTGGCAGCTGGGGAATTTTCAGTAGCAACTGGGGTATTTTTAGTAGTCACATTCCTGATCATG AGCTTTAGCATCGGAATACATTCCGGATCGGTGCCACTGATGTATGCTTTAGTTGTCAGCTTCCTTCTTGGAAGTGCATACTCCATTGAG GCTCCGTTGCTCCGGTGGAAACGGCACGCACTCCTCGCTGCATCCTGTATCCTATTTGTGAGGGCTATCTTGGTCCAGTTGGCTTTCTTTGCACATATGCAG CAACATGTTCTGAAAAGGCCCTTGGCAGCAACAAAATCACTGGTGTTTGCAACATTGTTCATGTGTTGCTTCTCTGCCGTCATAGCTCTATTCAAG GATATACCTGATGTTGATGGAGACCGAGATTTTGGCATCCAATCCTTGAGTGTGAGATTGGGGCCACAAAGA GTGTATCAGCTCTGCATAAGCATACTGTTGACAGCCTATTTGGCTGCCACTGTAGTAGGAGCTTCATCCACACACCTACTTCAAAAGATAATCACT GTGTCTGGTCATGGCCTGCTTGCACTAACACTTTGGCAGAGAGCGCGGCACCTTGAGGTTGAAAATCAAGCGCGTGTCACATCATTTTACATGTTCATTTGGAAG CTATTCTATGCAGAGTATTTCCTTATACCATTTGTGCAGTGA